A genome region from Blautia coccoides includes the following:
- a CDS encoding transposase, whose product MPVMEPAVSSLSIETLGGTHHASIREHHTAEDSVEEIKYLSDVMYPVAEKIILVMDNLNTHKPSYLYKVFPLEEARRIIKRLEIHYSPKHGSWHNIAEIGLNVMTRQYLTRRMGLVEQFRKELSVWENERNYGQAVVN is encoded by the coding sequence ATGCCCGTAATGGAACCTGCAGTATCTTCGCTTTCTATAGAAACACTTGGAGGAACACACCATGCGAGCATACGGGAACACCATACAGCCGAGGATTCGGTGGAAGAAATCAAATATCTGTCAGATGTCATGTATCCCGTTGCTGAAAAGATTATTCTCGTAATGGACAATCTGAACACACATAAGCCATCCTATCTGTATAAAGTATTCCCACTGGAAGAGGCCCGTCGGATTATTAAACGACTTGAAATACATTATAGCCCAAAGCATGGCAGTTGGCATAATATAGCGGAAATCGGATTAAATGTAATGACACGCCAGTATCTTACCAGACGAATGGGTTTGGTTGAACAGTTTCGGAAAGAATTGTCCGTTTGGGAAAACGAACGCAACTATGGGCAGGCTGTTGTAAACTGA